From Deltaproteobacteria bacterium, one genomic window encodes:
- the ccsA gene encoding cytochrome c biogenesis protein CcsA, producing the protein MELLLLILALVLYLAATVGFVTHLLSGRDLVRRLALAALAGAFVVDALAITARSIVSGALAVTSFHDQLSLFACLIVGMYLWMQRRYPLTVLGSLISPLAFLFVLSAYVFYSGNREFPRDMHNLWLPAHIAPAFLGYAIFAVASCVSLIYLLQDQQLKTKRRSDLRRRLPSLETLDELNYRFVTWGFTLFTVGIITGSVLARERWGAFWSWEPVQLCSLITWLLYAVLLHTRLVGWRGRRAATLTIVGFALLIVSFLSVNLLFTGRHSALG; encoded by the coding sequence ATGGAACTGCTACTGTTGATCCTAGCCCTCGTGCTGTATCTGGCCGCCACGGTTGGATTCGTCACCCACCTGCTGAGCGGGCGGGATCTCGTCCGCCGGCTGGCGCTGGCGGCATTGGCGGGCGCGTTCGTCGTCGACGCCCTGGCCATCACCGCTCGCTCGATCGTTTCAGGTGCACTGGCCGTGACCTCATTTCACGACCAGCTCTCACTGTTCGCGTGCTTGATCGTCGGGATGTACTTGTGGATGCAACGCCGCTACCCGCTCACGGTTTTGGGATCACTGATCAGCCCGCTCGCGTTCCTGTTCGTGCTGTCCGCCTACGTGTTCTACAGCGGCAATCGCGAGTTCCCGCGCGACATGCACAACTTATGGCTGCCGGCGCACATCGCGCCGGCGTTCCTCGGCTACGCGATCTTCGCCGTCGCCTCGTGCGTCAGCCTTATCTACCTTTTGCAAGACCAGCAGCTCAAGACCAAGCGTCGCAGCGATTTGCGCCGCCGCTTGCCATCGCTCGAAACGCTCGACGAACTCAACTACCGCTTCGTCACCTGGGGCTTCACGTTGTTCACCGTCGGCATCATCACTGGCTCCGTGCTTGCGCGCGAGCGCTGGGGTGCGTTCTGGTCATGGGAGCCGGTTCAGCTCTGCTCCTTGATCACCTGGCTCCTCTACGCCGTGCTGCTGCACACGCGCTTGGTCGGCTGGCGCGGTCGGCGCGCCGCAACGCTCACGATCGTCGGCTTCGCGTTGCTGATCGTCTCGTTTCTGAGCGTCAATCTGCTCTTCACCGGCCGTCACAGCGCATTGGGATAA
- a CDS encoding bifunctional precorrin-2 dehydrogenase/sirohydrochlorin ferrochelatase: MQYYPICLRVEGRPCLVIGGGEVAARKVLSLLKARARVTIISSTLTPSLTAAAAAQRFVHYARQYRAGDLDGFQLAFAATNDEALHAIIARDADAAGVLLNVVDRPQLCSFIVPAVVARGDLTVAISTSGASPALAKRLREEFATLLGPEYEQALAILRAVRQRLQSEQRATEERRDILTALVRSDLLDLLRAGDAAQVDQLLQTTVGDGASVASLGLQESQASASGSASPSGSNG; the protein is encoded by the coding sequence ATGCAGTACTACCCGATTTGTCTGCGGGTAGAGGGTCGGCCCTGCCTGGTCATTGGGGGCGGCGAGGTCGCGGCGCGCAAAGTTCTCTCGCTACTGAAAGCGAGGGCTCGCGTCACCATCATTAGCTCGACCCTCACACCTAGCTTGACCGCCGCGGCGGCCGCGCAGCGCTTCGTGCACTACGCCCGCCAGTATCGCGCAGGGGACCTCGACGGGTTTCAACTCGCGTTCGCGGCGACCAACGATGAGGCGCTCCACGCGATCATCGCGCGCGACGCCGACGCGGCGGGCGTGTTGCTGAACGTGGTCGATCGGCCGCAGCTGTGCTCGTTCATCGTGCCGGCGGTCGTCGCCCGCGGTGATCTCACGGTGGCCATTTCGACCAGCGGCGCCAGTCCCGCGCTCGCCAAGCGATTGCGCGAAGAGTTTGCGACTCTGCTCGGGCCAGAGTACGAGCAGGCGCTCGCGATCCTGCGCGCCGTGCGGCAACGACTCCAGAGTGAACAACGCGCCACGGAGGAACGACGGGATATCCTGACCGCGCTGGTGCGGTCGGATTTGCTCGATCTGCTGCGCGCCGGCGACGCCGCGCAGGTGGATCAACTCTTACAGACCACGGTCGGCGACGGCGCCTCCGTGGCGAGTCTCGGACTGCAGGAATCTCAGGCATCGGCTTCGGGTTCGGCATCGCCTTCGGGTTCAAATGGTTGA
- a CDS encoding VWA domain-containing protein → MQTRLSEFIDQLRAAGVRASVAESLDALAAASAVPTERHHLRAALAATLVKDAADRPAFDALFDRFFAAPGRVRGKGEHAQPIGEGIGRGLGQAAASDRQSEEPQSSKSAARDTADREREQRQREQAAAARLARRREVLVTAFESMESRVAEEAALLVEELSRRLHAHLSRRLTRANRGRVDFRRTIRASLATGGVPIDPIFRQRRPGKIDLIALCDLSHSTATAADFCLALLAPAAHFFRRVRLFGYVDRLVEISFERGHVIPHQPLDLAARSDFGNVLRQLWDQCEAAFTRNTVVLILGDARNNRRPPRADVLARVHARVRRVIWLNPEGLGRWNTGDSVLASYTRHCNAVLAATNLRELTAAMKSALL, encoded by the coding sequence GTGCAAACGCGCCTCAGCGAATTCATCGATCAACTGCGCGCCGCCGGCGTGCGCGCCAGTGTGGCGGAAAGCCTCGACGCGCTCGCCGCGGCGAGCGCCGTGCCCACCGAGCGCCATCACCTGCGCGCCGCGCTGGCGGCGACGTTGGTAAAGGACGCGGCCGATCGGCCGGCGTTCGATGCGTTGTTCGATCGCTTCTTCGCCGCGCCCGGACGAGTCCGCGGCAAAGGCGAGCACGCGCAGCCGATCGGCGAAGGCATCGGCCGCGGCCTGGGGCAGGCTGCGGCGAGTGATCGGCAATCCGAGGAACCGCAGTCATCGAAATCCGCCGCGCGCGACACCGCAGACCGCGAACGCGAGCAGCGGCAACGCGAGCAAGCCGCCGCGGCACGCCTCGCGCGGCGACGCGAGGTGCTCGTCACCGCGTTCGAATCGATGGAGTCGCGCGTGGCCGAGGAAGCCGCGCTGCTCGTCGAGGAGTTGTCGCGTCGGCTCCACGCGCACCTGAGCCGCCGGCTCACGCGAGCAAACCGCGGACGAGTGGATTTTCGCCGTACGATTCGCGCGTCGCTCGCTACTGGCGGCGTACCGATCGATCCGATCTTCCGCCAACGTCGCCCCGGCAAGATCGACTTGATCGCACTGTGCGACCTCTCCCACTCCACCGCAACCGCCGCTGATTTCTGCCTCGCCCTGCTCGCGCCCGCCGCGCATTTCTTTCGTCGCGTGCGACTATTCGGATACGTCGACCGCTTGGTGGAGATTTCGTTCGAACGCGGCCACGTGATTCCGCACCAGCCACTGGACCTCGCAGCTCGCTCCGACTTCGGCAACGTCTTGCGCCAACTATGGGACCAATGCGAAGCCGCGTTCACGCGCAACACCGTCGTGCTGATTCTCGGCGACGCGCGCAACAACCGTCGTCCGCCGCGGGCCGACGTACTGGCGCGCGTGCACGCCCGCGTGCGTCGCGTGATCTGGCTCAATCCTGAAGGCCTTGGTCGCTGGAATACCGGCGACAGCGTGCTGGCGAGCTACACTCGCCATTGCAATGCCGTCCTCGCCGCAACGAACTTGCGTGAACTGACCGCGGCGATGAAGTCGGCTTTGCTGTAA
- a CDS encoding MoxR family ATPase: MQITPELIQDGLRRARYLTIPAVETTLYLLLVLEKPLLIEGPAGAGKTEIGKVLAEILHTDLIRLQCYEGLDEAKALYEWNYQKQLLRIQADREQDRSWEDVTSHIFSRDYLLERPLLRAIAAPRKVVLLIDEIDKADEEFEAFLLEVLSDFQVSIPELGTVTAVNRPAVVLTSNRARELSEALKRRCLYLYLDFPGIEVEREIIRLKVPDLDDKLREQVARFVNSLRKLDLRKAPSIAETLDWARALRALGIKELDAAGVRQTLNLVLKHEEDLRKVESKTGALLKSTSRID, encoded by the coding sequence GTGCAGATTACGCCAGAGTTGATCCAGGATGGCTTACGACGCGCCCGCTACCTGACGATACCGGCGGTGGAGACCACGCTGTACCTGTTGCTGGTGCTCGAGAAGCCACTGCTCATCGAGGGTCCCGCCGGCGCCGGCAAGACCGAGATCGGCAAAGTGCTCGCAGAGATCCTGCACACCGATCTGATCCGCTTGCAGTGCTATGAAGGACTCGACGAAGCGAAGGCGCTCTACGAGTGGAACTACCAGAAGCAGCTGCTGCGCATTCAAGCCGACCGCGAGCAAGACCGCTCGTGGGAAGACGTGACCTCGCACATCTTCTCCCGTGACTATCTGCTCGAACGACCGCTGCTGCGAGCGATCGCCGCACCCCGCAAAGTGGTGCTGCTCATCGACGAGATCGACAAAGCCGACGAAGAGTTCGAAGCGTTCCTGCTGGAGGTGCTGAGCGACTTCCAGGTCAGTATTCCCGAACTCGGCACCGTCACCGCAGTGAATCGGCCTGCGGTCGTGCTCACTTCAAACCGCGCCCGCGAGTTGTCCGAAGCACTCAAGCGGCGCTGTCTGTATCTCTATCTCGATTTTCCCGGCATCGAGGTCGAGCGCGAGATCATTCGCCTCAAAGTCCCGGATCTCGACGACAAGCTGCGTGAACAGGTGGCGCGCTTCGTCAATAGCCTGCGCAAGCTCGATCTGCGCAAAGCGCCGAGCATCGCCGAGACGCTCGATTGGGCACGCGCGCTGCGCGCGTTGGGTATCAAGGAACTGGACGCCGCCGGTGTGCGACAGACGCTGAACCTCGTCCTCAAGCATGAAGAGGATCTGCGCAAGGTCGAAAGCAAGACCGGTGCGCTGCTCAAATCGACCAGTCGCATCGACTGA
- the thyX gene encoding FAD-dependent thymidylate synthase, whose translation MQVKLIDVAADPFEKLYGAYRTCYSSDTPTEIWEKIRSGAITSERIRQFIAERLKTGHASPLEQVVFWFGIHGVSRSLSHQFVRHRIGISFEQQSQRYVRFKEDKLEYIMPESWKRAGMASDFDQVAAQISATYTKALAAGIPAEDARFVLPNAAPTNFQVMVNFSEMLHIADLRLCVRAQWEIRKMVALMRLEIKKAIPELAQYLQPKCGELRMGYCDESYEDWAKCPLGKVRPHKAALFELYQQHGKLALRGLSEKEYDVVEKQEQL comes from the coding sequence ATGCAGGTCAAACTGATCGATGTCGCGGCCGATCCGTTCGAGAAGCTCTATGGGGCATATCGCACCTGTTACTCCTCGGACACGCCGACAGAGATTTGGGAGAAGATTCGCAGCGGCGCGATCACCAGCGAACGTATTCGGCAGTTCATCGCCGAACGGCTGAAGACCGGCCATGCGTCGCCACTCGAACAGGTGGTGTTTTGGTTCGGCATTCACGGGGTATCGCGCTCGCTGTCGCACCAATTCGTCCGCCATCGAATCGGCATCAGCTTCGAGCAGCAGAGTCAGCGCTACGTGCGCTTCAAAGAAGACAAGCTCGAGTACATCATGCCCGAGTCGTGGAAGCGCGCGGGGATGGCAAGCGATTTCGATCAAGTGGCGGCGCAAATCTCCGCCACCTACACCAAGGCGCTGGCGGCCGGTATCCCCGCAGAAGATGCGCGCTTCGTTCTGCCCAACGCTGCGCCGACGAATTTCCAAGTGATGGTGAACTTCTCCGAGATGCTCCACATCGCCGACCTGCGCCTGTGCGTGCGCGCGCAGTGGGAGATCCGCAAGATGGTCGCGCTGATGCGGCTGGAGATCAAGAAAGCGATCCCCGAGCTGGCGCAGTATCTCCAGCCCAAGTGCGGCGAGCTGCGCATGGGCTATTGCGACGAATCGTACGAAGACTGGGCGAAGTGTCCGCTCGGTAAAGTCCGCCCGCACAAGGCCGCACTCTTCGAGCTGTATCAGCAGCATGGCAAGCTGGCGCTGCGCGGCCTGTCGGAAAAGGAATACGACGTCGTCGAGAAGCAGGAACAACTGTGA
- a CDS encoding DUF1015 domain-containing protein produces the protein MDLRPFHALRYDDRRVRLSQVVAPPYDVIDEAHRDALYARDPHNVIRLILNRDADRYGSAAAHLSAWVDAGVLRQDDTPALWLYGQTFHYGNTEFVRTGIIGTVRLEPFSSGHIRPHERTLSGPKEDRMRLIEACQTNLSPIFGLYADQRRVLDEARQLAERGAPAMDVTDEFAVRHRVWRISNSPQLDTITRTLGAQTIFIADGHHRYETALAYRDRLHGRGGLMPDDPANFIMMYLCSMDDPGLLVLPTHRLLRGVALRSEEFLAALSRNFHVNEFPRSAAGQDRLLAALATNGSRGHFGVALADATALYEITPRSAAAIDQIAPELPPEVRHIDVTLLDRLILRGMLGLDPDAAARAGQLRYCHDTRETFDAVDARIDQVAFLLGPPDLAQVEAVCRSGETMPQKSTYFYPKLLTGLVFHTLMREVQVSVVEDARSA, from the coding sequence ATGGATCTCCGCCCGTTTCACGCGCTGCGCTACGACGACCGTCGAGTACGACTCTCTCAGGTCGTCGCGCCGCCCTACGACGTCATCGACGAGGCTCATCGTGACGCGCTTTACGCGCGCGATCCGCACAACGTCATTCGCTTGATCTTGAATCGCGACGCGGATCGCTACGGCTCGGCTGCGGCGCATCTGAGCGCATGGGTGGATGCGGGCGTACTGCGGCAAGACGACACGCCGGCGCTGTGGCTGTACGGGCAAACGTTTCACTACGGCAACACCGAGTTCGTACGCACCGGCATCATCGGCACGGTCCGCCTCGAACCGTTCAGCTCGGGGCATATCAGGCCACACGAGCGTACGTTGTCGGGACCGAAAGAAGATCGCATGCGGCTGATCGAGGCGTGTCAGACCAATCTCAGCCCGATCTTCGGCCTCTATGCCGATCAACGCCGCGTCCTTGACGAGGCCCGTCAGCTCGCGGAGCGAGGCGCGCCGGCGATGGACGTCACCGACGAGTTCGCCGTGCGCCATCGCGTCTGGCGCATCAGCAATTCACCGCAACTCGACACGATCACGCGCACGCTCGGCGCGCAGACGATCTTCATCGCTGATGGTCACCATCGCTACGAAACCGCGCTCGCCTATCGCGATCGACTGCACGGGCGCGGCGGGTTGATGCCCGACGATCCCGCCAACTTCATCATGATGTACCTCTGCAGCATGGACGATCCGGGGCTGCTCGTGCTGCCCACGCATCGTCTGCTGCGCGGTGTTGCGCTCCGTTCGGAGGAGTTCCTCGCCGCGTTGAGCCGCAACTTCCACGTCAATGAGTTCCCGCGCTCGGCCGCAGGTCAGGACCGTCTACTGGCCGCGCTGGCCACGAATGGAAGCCGCGGCCATTTCGGCGTGGCGCTGGCCGACGCTACGGCGCTGTACGAAATTACTCCGCGTAGCGCCGCGGCCATCGACCAGATTGCTCCCGAGTTGCCGCCGGAAGTGCGTCACATCGACGTGACGCTGCTCGATCGCCTCATTCTGCGCGGTATGCTCGGCCTCGACCCCGACGCCGCCGCGCGCGCGGGTCAACTGCGATATTGTCACGACACTCGCGAAACCTTCGACGCCGTCGACGCGCGCATCGACCAGGTGGCGTTCCTGCTCGGCCCGCCCGATCTGGCGCAGGTGGAGGCCGTGTGTCGCTCGGGGGAGACCATGCCGCAGAAGTCGACGTACTTCTATCCGAAGCTGCTCACGGGGTTGGTGTTCCACACGCTCATGCGTGAGGTGCAGGTGAGTGTGGTCGAGGACGCGCGCAGCGCGTAA
- a CDS encoding threonylcarbamoyl-AMP synthase: MRDSLNSAADSTAIAAAAAALQRGALIVYPTETLYGLGADTSNPAALDALVALKVRADHKPISVLIVGNAMLNTVAARITPLARRLIARFWPGPLTLVMTARPSLSNILTAGSGTIGVRWSSHPIANALVEKLGSPLTTPSANPTGQTPPTTIAQARAYFGDRVASYVDGGRLPGGMASTVVDVTGDQPRVLREGAIAIAALQAALAEAA; the protein is encoded by the coding sequence ATGCGCGACTCGCTCAACAGCGCAGCCGATAGTACTGCGATCGCCGCCGCCGCGGCGGCATTGCAGCGGGGCGCGCTGATCGTCTATCCCACCGAAACGCTCTACGGCCTCGGGGCGGACACCAGCAACCCCGCGGCGCTCGACGCCCTCGTGGCCCTCAAGGTTCGCGCTGACCACAAACCCATCTCGGTGCTGATCGTGGGGAACGCGATGCTGAATACGGTCGCGGCACGTATCACGCCGCTCGCGCGGCGCTTGATCGCGCGCTTCTGGCCCGGCCCGCTCACGCTCGTGATGACGGCGCGCCCATCGCTGTCGAACATCCTCACCGCTGGCAGCGGCACCATCGGCGTGCGCTGGTCGAGTCATCCAATCGCGAACGCCTTGGTGGAGAAGCTCGGCAGTCCACTCACCACTCCCAGCGCGAATCCGACCGGCCAGACACCGCCGACGACGATCGCCCAGGCGCGCGCGTACTTCGGTGATCGCGTGGCGAGCTACGTCGATGGCGGCAGGTTGCCGGGCGGAATGGCGTCGACGGTCGTCGATGTCACCGGCGATCAACCGCGGGTACTGCGCGAAGGCGCGATCGCCATCGCCGCCTTGCAGGCCGCACTCGCCGAGGCGGCGTGA
- the purE gene encoding 5-(carboxyamino)imidazole ribonucleotide mutase, whose translation MKQGDPRGDLKVGIVMGSDSDWEVMSAAASRLETFGVAYEVQVISAHRAPGKTAAYATGARERGLQVIIAGAGAAAHLAGVVAAHTTLPVIGVPLDATGLRGLDALLATVQMPAGVPVATVAIGKSGAENAAILAAQILALSDAALAKRLDEFKTELGRQVEEKNARLAQQRSR comes from the coding sequence ATGAAGCAAGGCGATCCCCGAGGCGATCTCAAGGTCGGTATTGTGATGGGCAGCGACAGCGATTGGGAGGTCATGTCGGCGGCCGCCAGTCGCCTGGAGACTTTCGGCGTCGCGTACGAAGTCCAGGTCATCTCGGCCCATCGTGCGCCGGGAAAGACGGCGGCCTATGCAACCGGAGCGCGTGAGCGCGGGTTGCAGGTCATCATCGCCGGCGCCGGCGCCGCAGCGCACCTCGCCGGAGTGGTCGCGGCGCACACGACGCTCCCGGTGATCGGCGTACCGCTCGACGCCACTGGCCTGCGCGGACTTGATGCGTTGCTCGCCACCGTTCAGATGCCGGCTGGCGTCCCGGTCGCCACCGTTGCCATCGGCAAGTCTGGTGCAGAGAATGCCGCGATCCTCGCGGCACAAATTCTCGCCCTCAGTGATGCCGCGTTGGCCAAGCGGCTCGATGAATTCAAAACCGAACTGGGCCGCCAGGTCGAGGAAAAAAATGCGCGACTCGCTCAACAGCGCAGCCGATAG
- the purD gene encoding phosphoribosylamine--glycine ligase: MNLLVIGGGGREHALVWKLRQSPRVRRIYCAPGNAGIGALAELLPIAADDIPALLAFARAQRIDLTIPGPELPLTLGIVDEFERHGLRVFGPTRAGAQLEGSKAFTKDLMRRCHIPTGFFGSFTEIDEAVRYIHEVGAPIVVKADGLAAGKGVIICQSVKDAEDAVSEIMRGKIFGDAGNRVVIEEFLEGEEVSFMAITDGQTVLPLASSQDHKRIGDGDTGPNTGGMGAYSPAPIVSAQLHDRIMREVMTPIVTGLRERGIVYKGVLYAGLMIHNGSPKVLEFNARFGDPECQALLLRLKSDLLTVLEAVVDNRLADIALEWDTRAAACVVLAADGYPGTYSKGQSILGLDRLRGWRDGVVFHSGTATRNGDIVTNGGRVLGVTALGSDIAAAVAEAYRAVKQIEWDGMYYRRDIGRRALERSSGGASK, encoded by the coding sequence ATGAACCTCCTCGTCATCGGCGGCGGTGGCCGCGAGCACGCCTTGGTGTGGAAGTTGCGCCAGTCGCCGCGCGTCCGCCGGATCTACTGCGCGCCCGGCAACGCCGGCATCGGCGCGCTGGCGGAACTGCTTCCGATTGCCGCCGACGACATTCCGGCCCTGCTTGCATTCGCGCGCGCGCAACGGATCGATCTGACCATCCCCGGCCCCGAGCTGCCCCTCACCCTCGGCATCGTCGATGAGTTTGAGCGCCACGGCCTGCGCGTGTTCGGCCCTACCCGTGCGGGCGCTCAACTCGAAGGCAGCAAAGCGTTCACTAAAGACCTGATGCGGCGCTGCCACATCCCGACTGGGTTCTTCGGCAGCTTCACCGAAATCGACGAAGCTGTGCGATACATCCACGAAGTCGGAGCACCAATTGTAGTAAAGGCCGACGGCCTCGCCGCCGGCAAGGGCGTCATCATTTGCCAATCCGTGAAAGACGCTGAAGATGCGGTCAGCGAGATCATGCGCGGTAAGATTTTCGGCGACGCCGGTAACCGCGTCGTCATCGAAGAATTTCTCGAAGGCGAGGAAGTCTCGTTCATGGCCATCACCGATGGCCAGACTGTGTTGCCGCTGGCCTCATCGCAGGACCACAAGCGCATCGGCGATGGCGACACCGGCCCGAACACCGGCGGCATGGGCGCCTACTCTCCGGCGCCGATCGTTTCAGCCCAGCTGCACGACCGCATCATGCGCGAGGTGATGACCCCGATCGTCACCGGCCTGCGCGAGCGCGGCATCGTGTACAAGGGCGTGCTGTACGCCGGGCTCATGATCCACAACGGATCACCCAAGGTGTTGGAGTTCAACGCGCGCTTCGGCGATCCCGAGTGTCAGGCGTTGCTGCTGCGACTCAAGAGTGATCTGCTGACGGTACTGGAGGCGGTGGTGGACAATCGGCTGGCGGACATCGCATTGGAATGGGACACGCGAGCGGCGGCATGCGTCGTCCTGGCCGCCGACGGCTATCCCGGCACCTACAGCAAGGGCCAATCGATTCTCGGTCTCGATCGGTTGCGCGGCTGGCGCGACGGCGTGGTCTTCCACTCCGGTACCGCGACGCGCAACGGCGACATCGTCACCAACGGCGGTCGTGTGTTGGGTGTCACGGCGTTGGGCAGCGACATTGCGGCCGCGGTCGCGGAGGCGTACCGTGCGGTCAAGCAGATCGAGTGGGACGGAATGTACTATCGCCGTGACATCGGGCGGCGGGCACTGGAGCGGTCAAGCGGCGGAGCGAGCAAATGA
- the purH gene encoding bifunctional phosphoribosylaminoimidazolecarboxamide formyltransferase/IMP cyclohydrolase, translated as MSKIARALVSVSDKSGLIDFVRELHGFGVEILSTGGTAKALADGGIPVVAVSNYTGSPEILDGRVKTLHPKIHGGLLGRRDVESHRQQMTANAIQPIDMVVVNLYPFEATVAKPNCTLEDAIENIDIGGPSMLRSAAKNHHDVTVIVDPADYRTVLDELRANHGSVSATTNFRLAKKAFQATARYDGAISDYLGARGGESPFGETLHLQLHKAQDLRYGENPHQQGALYGDFLRITEQLHGKELSFNNIVDINAAMQLMLEFPGTPQPIVAILKHNTPCGVATAATDAEAYQKAYITDPDSPFGGIIITNQRWSLALAKVVDEIFSEVLIAPAFDPAALELLRKKKNRRLMLWHADRINRSERDLKRVFGGLLVQDPDLAMENPAEGKIVTKRKPTATELRAMAFGLPIAKHIKSNAVVFCTDDRTLAVGGGQTSRVDPVRLAVARAQRLGIDLSGSVVASEAFFPFPDGVEAAADAGAVALIQPGGSTRDDEVIALADHRNMAMVFTGVRHFKH; from the coding sequence ATGAGCAAGATTGCACGCGCACTGGTGAGCGTCAGCGACAAGAGCGGACTGATCGACTTCGTCCGCGAGTTGCACGGCTTCGGAGTCGAGATTCTCTCCACCGGCGGCACCGCGAAGGCGCTCGCCGACGGCGGTATTCCGGTGGTCGCCGTCAGCAACTACACCGGTTCGCCGGAGATCCTCGACGGCCGCGTCAAGACGCTGCACCCGAAGATTCACGGCGGTCTGCTCGGTCGCCGCGATGTAGAGAGTCATCGTCAACAAATGACCGCCAACGCGATCCAACCGATCGACATGGTGGTGGTGAATCTCTACCCGTTCGAGGCCACGGTGGCGAAACCGAACTGCACGCTGGAGGACGCGATCGAAAACATCGACATCGGCGGTCCGTCGATGCTGCGCTCCGCCGCCAAGAATCACCATGACGTGACGGTGATCGTCGACCCGGCCGACTACCGCACCGTGCTCGACGAGCTGCGCGCCAACCATGGCAGCGTGAGCGCGACGACGAACTTTCGCCTCGCCAAGAAGGCCTTTCAGGCTACCGCACGCTACGATGGCGCGATCAGCGACTACCTCGGCGCCCGCGGCGGAGAGAGTCCGTTCGGCGAGACGCTGCACTTGCAACTCCACAAGGCGCAGGATCTGCGCTACGGCGAGAACCCGCATCAGCAGGGCGCCCTCTACGGCGACTTCCTCCGCATCACTGAGCAGCTCCACGGCAAGGAGCTGTCGTTCAACAACATCGTCGACATCAACGCGGCGATGCAACTGATGCTGGAGTTTCCCGGTACTCCGCAGCCGATCGTCGCCATTCTCAAGCACAACACACCGTGCGGCGTCGCCACCGCGGCCACCGATGCCGAAGCGTACCAGAAGGCGTATATCACCGATCCCGATTCACCCTTCGGCGGCATCATCATCACCAACCAGCGTTGGAGCCTCGCGCTGGCCAAGGTGGTCGATGAGATCTTCAGCGAGGTCCTCATCGCTCCCGCGTTCGATCCCGCTGCCCTCGAACTGCTGCGCAAGAAGAAGAACCGCCGACTCATGTTGTGGCACGCCGACCGAATCAATCGCAGCGAGCGCGACTTGAAGCGCGTGTTCGGCGGCCTCCTGGTGCAAGATCCCGATCTCGCCATGGAGAATCCTGCCGAGGGCAAGATCGTCACCAAGCGCAAGCCCACGGCGACGGAACTGCGGGCGATGGCGTTCGGTCTGCCGATCGCGAAACACATCAAGTCGAACGCCGTCGTGTTCTGCACCGACGATCGCACGCTCGCCGTCGGTGGCGGACAAACCTCGCGCGTCGATCCCGTGCGCTTGGCGGTTGCGCGGGCGCAGCGCCTCGGCATCGACCTGAGCGGCTCGGTGGTCGCCAGTGAAGCGTTCTTCCCGTTTCCCGACGGCGTCGAAGCCGCGGCGGATGCCGGCGCGGTTGCACTGATCCAGCCCGGCGGCAGTACGCGCGACGACGAAGTGATCGCCCTCGCTGATCACCGCAACATGGCGATGGTCTTCACCGGCGTCCGCCACTTCAAGCACTAG